The proteins below are encoded in one region of Microbacterium pygmaeum:
- a CDS encoding PH domain-containing protein, with product MTDAAAVPPDTTPPGLLPGARSPLSDGEWHRLHPLTPLLRGGLFLLVIVGIVVANLRDRLVYLFLPWLDDEYEVEIDQLENGDPINWIVANNLYVVALLAVLGVLLLLIGVFYLSWRFHTFRITGDDVEVRSGVLFRTHRRAPLDRVQGVNLTRPMVARLLGMAKLEVVGAGLDSNVKLEYLSTLNAEQVRADILRLASGRRLDDAARADAARHGTSRVSAAASVVSAGINGLITGAEEPVDEPESVVHIPVGRLVASRLLSGSTVALLAIIAFIVWGAIAGTPWVLFSLVPAVIGFGTYWVRTITRALRYSIAPTPSGVRITFGLFTTVTEILPPGRVHAVQVTQSILWRPFGWWEITVNRLSGRGLADANADQFTTVLPVGTRTDVERVLRLLLPDLPENEWPMVFEQGLLGPAAEDIYTNTPRRAWLFRPLSWKRNGFLLAPDVLFLRRGAIWRSLAIFPMARMQSIGIHQGPVDRRLAVAGIRAHTITGRVSGSIGILDRDAALDLFEHVEAAVVTATAGDRSHRWAGEVAPVPEPVEGPAEQSEPTP from the coding sequence GTGACCGACGCGGCAGCGGTCCCTCCCGACACCACTCCGCCTGGTCTGCTTCCGGGAGCCCGGTCACCGCTCAGCGACGGGGAGTGGCACCGCCTCCACCCGCTCACCCCGTTGCTGCGCGGCGGGCTCTTCCTCCTCGTGATCGTCGGCATCGTCGTGGCGAACCTCCGGGACCGGCTCGTCTACCTGTTCCTGCCGTGGCTGGACGACGAGTACGAAGTCGAGATCGACCAGCTGGAAAACGGCGACCCGATCAACTGGATCGTCGCCAACAACCTGTACGTCGTCGCGCTCCTGGCCGTCCTCGGTGTCCTGCTGCTGCTGATCGGGGTCTTCTACCTCTCGTGGCGGTTCCACACGTTCCGCATCACCGGCGACGACGTCGAGGTGCGAAGCGGTGTGCTCTTCCGCACCCACCGACGGGCGCCGCTGGACCGGGTGCAGGGCGTCAACCTCACCCGGCCGATGGTCGCCCGCCTGCTCGGGATGGCCAAGCTCGAGGTCGTCGGCGCGGGACTGGACTCCAACGTCAAGCTCGAATACCTCTCCACGCTCAACGCCGAGCAGGTGCGGGCCGACATCCTGAGACTGGCTTCGGGCCGAAGGCTCGACGACGCAGCGCGAGCGGATGCCGCGCGGCACGGCACCTCGCGTGTCTCGGCAGCCGCATCCGTCGTCAGCGCCGGCATCAACGGGCTGATCACGGGCGCCGAGGAGCCGGTGGATGAGCCCGAGTCGGTCGTGCACATCCCCGTCGGGCGGCTCGTGGCATCCCGGCTCCTGAGCGGATCGACGGTGGCGCTGCTCGCGATCATCGCCTTCATCGTGTGGGGCGCGATCGCAGGCACCCCGTGGGTCCTGTTCAGTCTCGTTCCCGCTGTGATCGGGTTCGGCACGTACTGGGTGCGCACCATCACCCGCGCCCTGCGCTACTCGATCGCGCCGACGCCGAGCGGGGTGCGGATCACCTTCGGACTCTTCACGACGGTGACCGAGATCCTTCCGCCGGGTCGCGTGCACGCGGTCCAGGTGACGCAGTCGATCCTGTGGCGACCGTTCGGCTGGTGGGAGATCACCGTCAACCGGCTGTCGGGTCGAGGCCTGGCAGACGCCAACGCCGATCAGTTCACGACGGTGCTGCCGGTCGGCACGCGCACCGACGTCGAGCGCGTCCTCCGGCTGCTCCTGCCCGATCTGCCCGAGAACGAGTGGCCGATGGTGTTCGAGCAGGGGCTGCTCGGACCGGCGGCAGAAGACATCTACACGAACACGCCACGACGCGCCTGGCTGTTTCGTCCCCTGTCTTGGAAGCGCAACGGGTTCCTCCTCGCCCCTGACGTGCTGTTCCTGCGGCGCGGGGCGATCTGGCGTTCGCTCGCGATCTTCCCGATGGCGCGCATGCAGAGCATCGGGATCCACCAGGGCCCTGTCGACCGGCGGCTCGCCGTGGCCGGGATCCGCGCGCACACGATCACAGGTCGCGTGTCCGGGAGCATCGGCATCCTGGATCGCGACGCGGCGCTGGACCTGTTCGAGCATGTCGAAGCGGCCGTGGTGACGGCGACGGCGGGCGATCGGAGTCATCGGTGGGCGGGCGAGGTCGCTCCGGTCCCCGAGCCTGTCGAGGGGCCGGCCGAGCAGTCGGAGCCCACCCCATGA
- a CDS encoding PH domain-containing protein, producing MTNSPDPQGLEPSARDAAPLTSSPDVLDRDTYDAILEPRSANRLPLGDGTWHQLAKQYVWVQLISTGAAFLLGLAAALVVSLVWHQWWVWIPGGIFLVMMAWTLIITPRQARAYGYQLRHDDLVFRRGILWQRVVAVPYGRMQLVDITHGPLDRGFGIAQLKLVTAAASTGVVIPGLTQQAAENLRDTLVDVSETRRTGL from the coding sequence ATGACGAACAGCCCGGACCCGCAGGGCCTGGAGCCGTCGGCACGTGATGCGGCTCCGCTGACATCGAGCCCGGACGTGCTCGATCGCGACACGTACGACGCGATCCTCGAGCCTCGGTCGGCGAATCGGCTGCCGCTGGGCGACGGAACGTGGCACCAGCTGGCCAAGCAGTACGTGTGGGTCCAGCTGATCTCGACGGGTGCCGCGTTCCTGCTGGGGCTCGCGGCCGCCCTGGTCGTTTCGCTGGTGTGGCACCAGTGGTGGGTGTGGATCCCCGGCGGCATCTTCCTGGTGATGATGGCGTGGACGCTGATCATCACTCCGCGGCAGGCCCGCGCATACGGGTACCAGCTGCGCCACGACGATCTCGTCTTCCGCCGCGGCATCCTGTGGCAGCGCGTGGTGGCGGTCCCCTACGGCCGCATGCAGCTGGTCGACATCACCCACGGGCCGCTGGACCGCGGATTCGGCATCGCGCAGCTCAAGCTCGTCACCGCTGCCGCATCGACCGGTGTCGTCATCCCCGGGCTGACGCAGCAGGCGGCCGAGAACCTCCGCGACACACTCGTGGATGTCTCCGAGACCCGCCGGACGGGACTGTGA